The following coding sequences are from one Syngnathus acus chromosome 12, fSynAcu1.2, whole genome shotgun sequence window:
- the tmc2a gene encoding transmembrane channel-like protein 2-A, which yields MPRKKDLSTDEVEIDMEDDGSDSDDGASRRRGNRRQAAGRPAAKGRARGKKAADEEEESEAPRPRRGPSAKKPTKKRRDEDDESEYEGPKKKKRGGAATKKKGGKPLDSDEDSDEQKGKKGKKGGGRKGVKEEDDSKGKKGDAKGKDKKKKKKDESSSDSTSSSDEDEESLSEGEMALLMEEVEEKKKLISTIRNKPWRMKRRLTHLKEAQEFVDKFEGALGKGKGRKWYAYKVMMTKKWIKFQRDFENFKTACIPWERKIKEVESHFGSSVASYFIFLRWMYGMNLVMFGFTFGLVVIPEVLMGLPYGSIPRKTVPRAEQATAQDYSVLMDFNGYCKYSVLFYGYYNSQRTIGLLKFRLPLAYLMVGIGTFGYSLMVVIRTMAKNADLGGGDGEDGEFTFAWKMFTSWDYLIGNAETADNKYASITTSFKESIVDEQENQKDENIHLRRFLRVLANVLITCSLGGSGYLIYFVVKRSQEFANRNDLSWYEKNELEIIMSLLGLLCPPLFETIAELEDYHPRIALKWQLGRIFALLLGNLYTFLFALFDEVNTKLEEEQSIKNATILALKEYYANYTRLVNDTEATPPPMNPADVIRGPCWETAVGIEFVKLTVSDIQVTYLTILIGDFARAVIVRFLNYCWCWDLEAGFPSYGEFDISGNVLGLVFNQGMIWMGAFYAPGLVGINVLRLLTSMYYQCWAVMATNVPHERVFKASKSNNFYMGLLLLILFLSLLPVVYTIMTLPPSFDCGPFSGKAKMFDVIIETIDLDLPAFIGTLFGYVANPGLIIPAVLLMVLAIYYLNSVSEAYKNSNLDLKKKMQMARDEEKNRRNNTDSTNEVMKDLEDLLPNRSLAPPAPPPEPEKKTSDPKPMKTKPGAAGKGVHLQKDVALATSNPDTRGPVVRPPGQRGPGPISGPGRGRGRGRGPPPR from the exons atgcCGAGAAAAAAGGATTTGTCAACAGATGAAG TTGAGATTGATATGGAAGATGATGGCAGTGACAGTGACG ACGGTGCCAGCCGGAGGCGAGGCAACAGGAGACAAGCAGCTGGAAGACCGGCTGCAAAGGGAAGAGCCCGTGGCAAAAAAGCAGCcgatgaggaagaggaaagtGAGGCTCCTAGGCCAAGAAGGGGGCCAAGTGCAAAGAAACCAACCAAAAAACGCAgagatgaggatgatgaaaGTGAATACGAAGGccccaagaagaagaagcgagGGGGAGCTGCCACTaagaaaaaaggaggaaaacCCTTGGACAGTGATGAGGACAGTGACGAGCAGAAGGgaaagaaggggaaaaagggaggaggaaggaaagGAGTAAAAGAGGAGGATGACAGTAAAGGCAAGAAGGGAGATGCCaaaggaaaagacaaaaagaagaagaagaaagacgaAAG TTCATCTGACTCCACTTCAAGCTCCGATGAGGATGAGGAATCCCTGTCTGAGGGAGAGATGGCCCTTTTGATGGAGGAGgtggaagaaaagaagaagctgaTATCAACCATCAGGAACAAACCATGGAGGATGAAGAGGCGGCTCACACACCTGAA ggAAGCTCAAGAGTTTGTGGATAAGTTTGAAGGTGCTCTCGGCAAAGGAAAAGGCAGGAAGTGGTATGCCTACAAAGTCATGATGACAAAG aaatggaTTAAGTTCCAGAGGGATTTTGAAAACTTCAAAACAGCCTGTATTCCCTGGGAGAGGAAGATCAAAGAAGTGGAAA GTCACTTTGGTTCTTCTGTAGCTTCTTACTTCATCTTCCTTCGCTGGATGTACGGGATGAACCTCGTTATGTTTGGTTTCACTTTCGGCCTGGTGGTTATTCCTGAG GTTTTGATGGGCCTTCCATATGGGTCCATTCCCAGGAAGACTGTTCCTCGAGCTGAACAGGCAACTGCTCAAGACTACTCTGTCCTCATGGATTTCAAT GGATACTGCAAGTATTCCGTCCTGTTTTATGGCTACTATAACAGCCAGAGGACCATCGGCTTGCTTAAGTTTAGGCTGCCTCTCGCCTACCTCATGGTCGGGATTGGAACATTTGGCTACAGTTTGATGGTTGTGATCCGCAC AATGGCAAAAAATGCAGACCTCGGTGGCGGTGATGGAGAAGATGGAGAGTTCACTTTTGCCTGGAAGATGTTCACCAGCTGGGATTATCTCATTGGAAACGCGGAGACTGCAGACAACAAGTATGCATCTATCACCACCAGCTTCAAG GAGTCCATTGTGGATGAGCAAGAAAACCAGAAGGATGAGAACATTCATCTGAGGAGGTTCCTCAGGGTCCTAGCTAACGTACTCATCACCTGCAGCCTCGGAGGAAGCGGATACCTCATCTACTTTGTGGTGAAGAGGTCTCAGGAGTTTGCCAACAGAAATGATCTCAGCTGGTATGAGAAAAATGAG tTGGAGATCATCATGTCTCTGTTGGGACTTCTGTGTCCTCCTCTTTTTGAGACTATTGCTGAGCTAGAGGACTACCATCCTCGCATCGCCCTCAAGTGGCAGCTAGGACGCATCTTTGCTCTTTTACTGGGAAACCTCTACACGTTCCTGTTTGCCCTCTTCGATGAGGTCAACACCAAG CTTGAAGAAGAACAGTCCATAAAGAATGCCACTATATTGGCTCTGAAGGAATATTACGCCAATTACACACGCCTGGTCAATGACACCGAAGCCACCCCACCCCCAATGAACCCCGCTGATGTGATCAGAGGACCATGCTGGGAGACCGCTGTTGGCATA GAATTTGTGAAGCTGACCGTGTCGGACATTCAAGTCACCTACCTCACCATCCTGATTGGTGATTTTGCCAGAGCTGTCATTGTGCGTTTCCTCAACTACTGCTGGTGCTGGGACCTGGAAGCCGGATTT CCGTCATATGGAGAGTTTGACATCAGTGGTAATGTCTTGGGACTTGTCTTCAATCAAGGAATGATCTG GATGGGGGCGTTTTATGCTCCCGGACTGGTTGGCATCAACGTACTCCGCCTGCTGACGTCCATGTACTATCAGTGTTGGGCCGTCATGGCTACCAATGTTCCTCATGAGCGAGTCTTCAAGGCTTCCAAATCCAACAACTTCTACATGGGTCTGCTGCTCCTCATCCTTTTCCTTAGTTTGTTGCCTGTGGTCTACACCATCATGACACTCCCACCCTCATTTGATTGTGGACCCTTCAG TGggaaagcaaaaatgtttgatgtgatcaTTGAGACGATCGACCTGGACCTGCCAGCCTTTATCGGGACGCTGTTTGGCTATGTAGCCAACCCAGGCCTCATCATACCAGCTGTTTTGCTCATGGT CCTTGCCATCTACTATTTGAACTCTGTTTCGGAAGCGTACAAAAACTCCAACTTAGatctgaagaagaagatgcaGATG GCTCGCGATGAAGAAAAGAACCGGAGGAACAACACAGACAGCACCAACGAGGTTATGAAAGACTTGGAGGACCTGCTGCCAAACCGCTCTCTGGCGCCTCCTGCTCCACCACCAGAGCCTG aaaaaaagacatcagaTCCAAAGCCAATGAAGACAAAACCCGGGGCAGCTGGGAAAGGTGTTCACCTTCAGAAAGATGTTGCACTTGCAACATCCAATCCTGACACTCGAGGGCCAGTAGTTCGACCGCCTGGACAAAGAGGACCCGGCCCAATATCCGGTCCTGGCCGAGGGCGGGGCCGTGGAAGAGGACCCCCTCCAAGATAA